A single window of Aphidius gifuensis isolate YNYX2018 linkage group LG1, ASM1490517v1, whole genome shotgun sequence DNA harbors:
- the LOC122860681 gene encoding reticulocyte-binding protein 2 isoform X2, which translates to MSVTSEMGSFSSKDENKNSDDNASTSAGDGDENYKDDKDKINKNNDKMMKEDESPEQYRPYCDGDSENDTYDTQSLSIMDINDIIGVQTEPVEESTLESEIAALSEIIGDPVIPPKSPSVIQQTETTTQDDDDGNKILEASVDSITATTTTIKNDNEACKLITEEEEEEEAEEKEDSIGLNNSLSLIGEAYISEDSQGADPDELHIGKEPKVIFSCKPLVDKQNTQTVNSTQSSIDDDDVVVNKEINEPLIIDTCNDEIKNDDTTMTITEESFEIIETVESTQDDNDEQTVDEIMDEIEEKLLDNVDDICKNQVDENDELMENDYVEEALESNSNKVDDAILESLDIIEETSSLTLPVDNNAGDDDDDADGDDNIVTTDEIIIETQNIQEIDDEIIDESPSVIVDKSMELDETIETIEDNKITDLDDSNLDIPEIENDENNIEETGIIKNTDDSSQEQVKNIKTNFNDLQVDIDNSLLVDSTNQQEEEEQQQEIKLDESKEDIQVETDYPSSVNIHSEQSSDPEASSEMADLTTEEISAEIDDKCETNITTVQNNNETINKNDNDDASLTNQEQYSQIFGDNNSQEIQDINTLLNMDDKLEEMYLEDDTNVTEISDILERTKDLYPPSPSDLIDGDDDDDDVEKKLASGSKKISNEALENVTADQLSNPLEGSVDSNITASLDKTNLPVKDEKLNAKSPDIEVDVEEKKTIECNNLNKDNDVDDDDDDNSDAVHQVISDNQEENNDLLTPEFEVSFTVPDEEKMDISDEFLEDPLGGVGHGIEEIHESELESAVKYLHIESQINLPLKLDDNVTIVDINESSNSSETIEIKDSIAISEAEIISEAAKLENEKLLLNDNEDDYVDNDDDKISSDNLNINEKIIQDITKVEENKNINVTNSTVFPKTSILEERLKIPPKIVIPIIESSKIIEPTQKTSNLLIQKTSTSLNIESPKKDTDKCDFDNVGSPRIILKIAKSAITDCTEPKSPKSPKIHSPNLDPDSPSQKLGKIKLKLSKSGHPLIIPNNDDEDDDNNTTTTTTTTTTTTINEKDIISNQQWHTEGSSSLSPLGMKIKLTKTGDATIIQEQHCNNIINSPKRNESPSIGMKFKLSKTGDASIIQQSNDKSDDDSKDLTKRTDSPSLGMKIKFLKKGGASIVSTDAIITEHEQHEQHDIEQRRTESPLGMKIKLSKSGDASIIHETRQGSPSRTIVEGLGMKIKLSTTGHPTIIPDNKKIEEMPIKNDELTSSSSSTKRKETTTLLSPIEIKKSKIDNNIVSKSITEFSNQTIINKEQNKKSTTIDTISRNQMNVINQEIDITHIKKKSQSRADLTIGEKLKNILTQNKSNCSSLSLSSSSPPPSLSLSSTSSASSSSSSSSSSSSDNTDTIQQQKQQQQQQQQHHPQPELIIVNENSNSSQDVMIIDDTSLQTQSVSLTQPLAPPPPPPPAPEPIGLPEAIIKVPRKRGRPRRIDLPQNQQQQQTSPQKQKIILKDPLIGKLADNERPKRTCRSSQKSYAPPKRGRGRGRGKRKIDRLDRSDANTYYQNKKARFDYDDDNDDENDDDNDDDDDNNNLTIIDNQTPSSSSSSINIDNVHMNNDTINNSSELYKALKQPLKSSSVSSNNINAAAGSGASSIVDITTRFDNSNKTKCVITKTIIKNSSNSNSNNNESDTSIGKNWLTPITTTPTTTKNIKQNDTSSNLQVIDEETRMSSDSFSRSQTPARQISTHGADTIINEESQGSVLSTATTESEKVKVKNRRMEINFDPDEGPFTVDKIAEYEWPLDRKNDTSMIQEQISQYLGVKSFKRKYPDLKRRMVDMEERNYLRENGLVSESMCDMGLTAVGSSEVLDIMCSDFPDHYEEYRKHMREKQIKEHSKKQKELTAAANAEKNRIDLAEMAVQSALSWNINFNKERKETRKCSLDLQTFTIHVPKRKQYYNKIKDYNSNKNCNYPVSLIPGQYTDYYREYTSSELRYYPLNTVIYGPMRPNHQRRKFNHDSQSEDEEDEEESQTDDDNDDTDDSDSSSDDSSCSSSQDDTQDDTEESQSTIMDEVDNNINITELTNQKDIINKNLKCKMCLKHLNKTSKSEMLVQCGTCNGYVHPSCIDLTIDMVPHIQAYAWQCTDCKTCAQCHDPADEDKMLFCDMCDRGYHIYCVGLRRVPQGRWHCTECAICGSCGSRDAGGIANGDKNGVAQWQHEYKKGEKNTRVYVSTLCVPCSKLCGEQGSDIRQEKISV; encoded by the exons atgtctGTGACCTCCGAGATGGGCTCATTTAGCTCAAAagatgagaataaaaatagtGATGATAATGCCAGTACCAGTgctggtgatggtgatgaaaattataaagatgataaagataaaattaataaaaataatgataaaatgatgaaGGAAGATGAATCACCAGAACAATACAGACCCTATTGTGATGGTGACAGTGAAAATGATACTTATGATACACAATCACTTAGCATTATGgatattaatgatattattggtGTGCAAACTGAACCAGTTGAAGAATCAACTTTAGAATCTGAAATTGCAGCACTTTCAGAAATTATTGGTGATCCAGTTATTCCTCCAAAATCACCATCAGTAATTCAACAAACTGAAACAACAAcacaagatgatgatgatggtaataaaattttagaggCATCTGTCGATTCcataacagcaacaacaacaacaattaaaaatgacaatgaag cttgtaaattaataactgaagaagaagaagaagaagaggctgaagaaaaagaagattcAATAGGTTTGAATAATAGTCTTTCATTGATTGGTGAAGCATATATATCTGAAGATTCACAAGGTGCTGATCCAGATGAGCTACACATTGGTAAAGAACCAAaagtaatattttcatgtaaaccCTTGGTGGATAAACAAAATACTCAAACTGTCAACTCTACTcaatcatcaattgatgatgatgatgttgttgtaaataaagaaataaatgagccattgataattgatacatgtaatgatgaaattaaaaatgatgatacaaCAATGACAATAACTGAAGAATCTTTCGAAATAATTGAAACTGTTGAATCAACtcaagatgataatgatgaacaaacagttgatgaaattatggatgaaattgaagaaaaattattagacaatgttgatgatatatgtaaaaatcaagttgatgaaaatgatgaactTATGGAAAATGATTATGTTGAAGAAGCATTAGAGAGTAATAGTAATAAAGTTGATGATGCTATTTTAGAGAGTCTTGATATTATTGAGGAAACATCATCGCTTACTTTACCAGTTGATAATAAtgctggtgatgatgatgatgatgctgatggggatgataatattgtaacaactgatgaaattattatagaaacacaaaatatacaagaaattgatgatgaaataattgatgaatcaccatctgttattgttgataaatcaatggaacttgatgaaacaattgaaacaattgaagataataaaataacagatCTTGATGATTCAAATTTAGATATTCcagaaattgaaaatgatgaaaataacatAGAGGAAAcaggtattattaaaaatactgatgattcatcacaagaacaagtaaaaaatattaaaacaaattttaatgatcTACAAGTAGATATAGATAATTCTTTATTAGTTGATTCAACAAATcaacaagaagaagaagaacaacaacaagaaattAAACTTGATGAATCTAAAGAAGATATTCAAGTTGAAACTGATTATCCATCATCAGTAAATATACATTCAGAACAATCATCTGATCCTGAAGCTTCATCAGAAATGGCTGATTTAACAACTGAAGAAATATCTGctgaaattgatgataaatgtgaaacaaatattacaactgtacaaaataataatgaaacaattaataaaaatgataatgatgatgcatCATTAACAAATCAAGAACAATATTCTCAAATATTTGGTGATAATAATTCTCAAGAAATACAAGATATAAACACACTATTAAATATGGATGATAAGTTGGAGGAAATGTATCTTGAAGATGATACTAATGTTACAGAAATATCAGATATACTTGAAAGAACTAAAGATTTATATCCACCAAGTCCAAGTGATCTcattgatggtgatgatgatgatgatgatgttgaaaaaaaattagcttcaggatctaaaaaaatatcaaacgaAGCATTGGAAAATGTAACTGCAGATCAATTATCAAATCCACTAGAAGGTTCGGTTGATTCAAATATTACAGCGAGTcttgataaaacaaatttgccagtgaaagatgaaaaattaaatgctaAATCACCTGATATTGAAGTtgatgttgaagaaaaaaaaacaattgaatgtaataatttaaataaagataatgatgttgatgatgatgatgatgacaatagtGATGCAGTACACCAAGTTATAAGTGATAatcaagaagaaaataatgatttattaacacCAGAATTTGAGGTATCTTTTACTGTAccagatgaagaaaaaatggaTATTTCTGATGAATTTTTAGAAGATCCACTTGGTGGTGTTGGTCATGGTATTGAAGAAATACATGAATCTGAGCTTGAATCTGCTGTTAAATACCTTCATATTGaatcacaaattaatttaccattaaaaCTTGATGACAATGTTACTATTGTCGATAtaaatgaatcatcaaataGTTCAGAAACTATAGAAATTAAAGATTCAATTGCAATATCTGAAGCAGAAATAATATCTGAAGCAGCTaaacttgaaaatgaaaaattgttattaaatgataatgagGATGACTATgtagataatgatgatgataaaatttcatcagataatttaaatattaatgaaaaaataattcaagatataactaaagttgaagaaaataaaaatataaatgtcacAAATTCAACTGTATTTCCAAAAACATCAATACTAGaagaaagattaaaaattccaccaaaaattgttattccaataattgaatcatcaaaaataattgaaccaacacaaaaaacatcaaatttattaattcaaaaaacaagTACAAGCTTGAATATTGAATCACCAAAAAAAGATACAGATAAATgtgattttgataatgttgGATCAccaagaataatattaaaaattgcaaaatcaGCAATAACTGATTGTACTGAGCCAAAATCACCAAAAAGTCCTAAAATTCATTCACCAAATTTAGATCCTGATAGTCCAAGTCAAAAATtaggtaaaattaaattaaaattatcaaaaagtgGTCATCCATTAATAATaccaaataatgatgatgaagatgatgataataatacaacaaccaccacaacaaccacaacaacaacaacaattaatgaaaaagatataatatcAAATCAACAATGGCATACTGAAGGATCATCATCACTTTCACCACTTggtatgaaaattaaattaactaaaacAGGTGATGCAACAATAATACAAGAACAacattgtaataatattattaattcaccAAAAAGAAATGAATCTCCATCAATTggcatgaaatttaaattatcaaaaacagGTGATGCATCAATAATACAACAATCTAATGATAAATCTGATGATGATTCAAAAGATTTAACAAAAAGAACTGATTCACCATCATTaggaatgaaaattaaatttttaaaaaaaggtgGTGCATCAATTGTTTCAACTGATGCTATCATCACTGAACATGAACAACATGAACAACATGATATTGAACAACGACGAACTGAATCACCTCTTGGtatgaaaattaaactatCTAAAAGTGGTGATGCTTCAATAATACATGAGACACGTCAAGGTTCACCTAGTAGAACAATTGTCGAGGGTCTTggtatgaaaattaaattatcaacaactggACATCCAACAATTATtcctgataataaaaaaattgaagaaatgccaattaaaaatgatgaattaacatcatcatcgtcatcaacaaaaagaaaagaaacaaCAACTTTATTATCtccaattgaaattaaaaaatcaaaaattgataataatattgtatcaaaatcaataacagaattttcaaatcaaacaattataaataaagaacaaaataaaaaatcaacgacAATTGATACAATAAGTCGTAATCAAATGAATGTTATTAATCAAGAAATTGATATAactcatattaaaaaaaaatcacaatcaCGTGCTGATTTAACAAttggtgaaaaattaaaaaatatattaacacaaaataaatcaaattgttcatctttatcattatcttcatcatcaccaccaccatcattatcattatcatcaacatcttcagcttcatcatcatcctcatcatccTCGTCTTCATCATCAGATAATACTGATacaatacaacaacaaaaacaacaacaacaacaacaacaacagcatcatcCACAACCagaattaataattgtcaatgaaaattcaaattcaagtCAAGATGTCATGATAATTGATGATACATCATTACAAACACAATCAGTATCATTAACACAACCACTAGCTCCACCACCACCGCCACCACCAGCTCCAGAACCTATTGGATTGCCTGAAGCTATTATTAAAGTACCGAGAAAACGTGGTAGACCACGACGTATTGATTTAccacaaaatcaacaacaacaacaaacatcaccacaaaaacaaaaaataatattaaaagatcCATTAATTGGTAAATTGGCTGATAATGAAAGACCAAAAAGAACATGTAGAAGTAGTCAAAAAAGTTATGCACCACCAAAACGTGGACGTGGACGTGGTAgaggtaaaagaaaaattgatagaTTAGATCGTTCTGATGCTAATAcctattatcaaaataaaaaagcaagatttgattatgatgatgataatgacgatgaaaatgatgatgacaatgatgacgatgatgataataataatttaacaataattgataatcaaacaccatcatcatcatcatcatcaattaacATAGACAATGTACATATGAATAatgatacaattaataattcatcagaATTATATAAAGCACTAAAACAAccattaaaatcatcatcagtttcatcaaataatattaatgctGCTGCTGGTAGTGGTGcatcatcaattgttgatataacAACAAGATttgataatagtaataaaacaaaatgtgtaataacaaaaacaattataaaaaattcaagtaattctaattctaataataatgaaagtgATACATCTATTGGAAAAAATTGGCTTAcaccaataacaacaacaccaacaacaacaaaaaatattaaacaaaatgatacATCTTCAAATCTTCAAGTTATTGATGAAGAAACACGAATGAGCTCTGATTCATTTTCACGATCTCAAACACCAGCAAGGCAAATATCAACTCatg gtgcagatacaataataaatgaagaatCACAAGGTAGTGTATTGAGTACAGCAACAACTGAATCAGAAAAagttaaagttaaaaatcgtagaatggaaataaattttgatccAGATGAGGGTCCATTTACTGTTGATAAAATAGCTGAATATGAATGGCCACTTGATCGTAAAAATGATACGTCAATGATACAAGAACAAATATCACAATATCTTGGtgttaaatcatttaaacGTAAATATCCAGATTTAAAAAGACGTATGGTTGATATGGAAGAACGTAATTATTTACGTGAAAATGGTTTAGTTAGTGAAAGTATGTGTGATATGGGTTTAACAGCTGTTGGTAGTTCTGAGGTACTTGATATTATGTGTAGTGATTTTCCTGATCATTATGAAGAATATAGAAAACATATGcgtgaaaaacaaataaaagaacattcaaaaaaacaaaaagaattaaCTGCAGCAGCAAATGCTGAAAAAAATCGTATTGATTTAGCTGAAATGGCTGTACAATCAGCCCTATCatggaatattaattttaataaagaaagaaaagaaaCAAGAAAATGTAGTCTTGATTTACAAACATTTACAATTCATGTACctaaaagaaaacaatattacaataaaattaaagattataatagtaataaaaattgtaattatccAGTATCACTTATACCTGGACAATATACTGATTATTATCGTGAATATACATCATCTGAATTACGTTATTATCCATTAAATACTGTTATTTATGGACCAATGAGACCAAATCATCAAAGAAGAAAATTCAATCATGATAGTCAATCAGAAGacgaagaagatgaagaagaatcacaaactgatgatgataatgatgacacTGATGATTCTGATTCATCATCTGATGATTCAAGTTGTTCATCAAGTCAAGATGATACACAAGATGATACTGAAGAATCACAATCAACAATAATGGATgaagttgataataatattaatattacagaattaacaaatcaaaaagatattataaataaaaatcttaaatgtaaaatgtgtttaaaacatttaaataaaacaagtaaatcGGAAATGTTGGTACAATGTGGTACTTGCAATGGATATg TTCATCCATCGTGTATTGATTTAACAATTGATATGGTTCCACATATTCAGGCATATGCATGGCAATGTACTGATTGTAAAACATGTGCACAATGTCATGATCCAGCTGATGAggataaaatgttattttgtgATATGTGTGATAGAGGATATCATATATATTGTGTTGGATTGAGAAGGGTACCACAGGGTCGTTGGCATTGTACTGAATGTGCAATTTGTGGTAGTTGTGGTTCACGTGATGCTGGTGGTATTGCTAATGGTGATAAAAATGGAGTTGCACAATGGCAACATGAATATAAAAAGGGTGAAAAAAATACCAGAGTTTATGTTTCAACTCTATGTGTTCCTTGTTCAAA